From a region of the Rhodococcus sp. 4CII genome:
- a CDS encoding MoxR family ATPase, producing the protein MDRALPTTTPFFASVDDVVARLAETGYLSDKGTATAVFLADRLGKPLLIEGPAGVGKTELARAVAETTGAELVRLQCYEGVDEARALYEWNHAKQILRIQAGSDHSWDATKADVFSEEFLLSRPLLTAIRREDPTVLLIDETDKADVEIEGLLLEVLSDFAVTVPELGTITATRKPFVVLTSNATRELSEALKRRCLFLHLDFPDADLERRILASRVPQLPEAVAEQLVKTIRVLRGMQLKKLPSVAETIDWGRTLLALGLDTLDDDAVRATMGVVLKHQSDQLRAAAELRLN; encoded by the coding sequence GTGGACCGCGCGCTGCCCACCACGACGCCGTTCTTCGCGAGCGTCGACGACGTCGTCGCCCGACTCGCCGAAACCGGGTACCTGTCCGACAAGGGCACCGCGACCGCGGTGTTCCTCGCCGACCGGCTCGGGAAACCCCTGCTCATCGAGGGTCCCGCCGGGGTCGGTAAGACCGAACTCGCCCGCGCGGTGGCCGAGACCACCGGCGCCGAACTGGTGCGGTTGCAGTGCTACGAGGGCGTCGACGAGGCCCGCGCGCTCTACGAGTGGAATCACGCGAAGCAGATTCTGCGCATCCAGGCCGGCAGCGACCACAGCTGGGATGCGACCAAGGCGGACGTCTTCTCGGAGGAGTTCCTGCTGTCGCGGCCGCTGCTGACCGCGATCCGGCGCGAGGACCCGACGGTGCTGCTGATCGACGAGACCGACAAGGCCGACGTCGAGATCGAGGGCCTGCTCCTCGAGGTGCTCAGCGATTTCGCCGTCACCGTCCCCGAACTGGGCACCATCACGGCCACGCGCAAGCCGTTCGTCGTCCTCACCTCGAACGCCACTCGTGAACTGTCGGAGGCCCTCAAGCGCCGCTGCCTCTTCCTGCATCTCGACTTCCCCGACGCCGACCTCGAGCGGCGCATCCTCGCGAGCCGCGTGCCGCAGCTACCCGAGGCGGTCGCCGAGCAGCTGGTCAAGACGATCCGCGTGCTGCGCGGCATGCAATTGAAGAAGCTGCCGTCGGTGGCCGAGACCATCGACTGGGGCCGCACGCTCCTGGCGTTGGGGCTCGACACCCTCGACGACGACGCCGTCCGCGCGACGATGGGGGTCGTCCTCAAACACCAATCCGATCAGCTGCGGGCAGCTGCCGAGCTGCGACTGAACTGA
- a CDS encoding VWA domain-containing protein: protein MAAGGPLASRSKPGGPAAPHGLPGHLVDFVEALRRRGIMVGPSETVDAGQVMAVLDLLDRESLREGLACALLRRPTHRPTFDALFELWFPAAVGNRADGAIDTSLPRNANGDIDYEALRELIVELLTDGSPEAIELTELLTAQMVEELGQYQSANGPSFSAYQALRDVAPETLLKKILDGLLGNQQAGEARSTESYESEVAKRTAAQRIADFRKMIEKETRRRSAENLGKERVASYGVPRLAEEVDFLRASDAELTALKRNVTPLARLLASRLAVRRSRNRAGSIDLRRTLRKSMSTGGVPIDLVQRKPRRARPELVVMCDVSGSVAGFSHFTLLLVHALREQFSRVRVFAFIDTTDEVTRFFDAGADLGSAMSRMIREADLVGYDGHSDYGNAFGVFAERFSQSITSRSSLLVLGDGRNNYRDPNLEALARLVSVAKHAHWLNPEPRGQWGSGDSAAAVYNEVISMHECRSAQQLASVVAGLLPV from the coding sequence ATGGCTGCTGGTGGTCCACTCGCGTCTCGGTCGAAGCCGGGCGGTCCCGCCGCGCCGCACGGCCTTCCCGGGCATCTCGTCGACTTCGTCGAGGCGTTGCGGCGGCGCGGCATCATGGTCGGACCGTCCGAGACGGTCGATGCCGGTCAGGTCATGGCCGTCCTCGACCTGCTCGACCGGGAATCGCTGCGCGAGGGTCTCGCGTGCGCGCTGCTGCGGCGGCCCACCCACCGGCCCACATTCGACGCGTTGTTCGAGCTCTGGTTTCCGGCGGCGGTCGGAAACCGCGCGGACGGGGCGATCGACACGAGCCTGCCGCGGAACGCCAACGGTGACATCGACTACGAGGCGCTGCGCGAGCTGATCGTCGAACTGCTCACCGACGGGTCGCCGGAGGCGATCGAACTCACCGAGCTCCTCACCGCGCAGATGGTCGAGGAACTCGGGCAGTACCAGTCGGCGAACGGTCCGTCGTTCTCGGCGTACCAGGCGCTGCGCGATGTGGCGCCGGAAACCCTGCTGAAGAAGATCCTCGATGGCCTGCTCGGCAATCAGCAGGCCGGCGAGGCCAGGAGCACGGAAAGCTACGAGTCCGAGGTGGCCAAGCGCACCGCCGCCCAGCGGATCGCCGACTTTCGCAAGATGATCGAGAAGGAGACGCGGCGACGGTCCGCCGAGAACCTCGGCAAGGAGCGGGTGGCGTCGTACGGTGTGCCGCGGCTGGCCGAGGAAGTCGACTTCCTGCGCGCGTCCGACGCGGAACTGACCGCGCTGAAACGCAACGTGACCCCACTGGCCCGGCTGCTCGCGAGCCGCCTGGCCGTGCGGCGCAGCCGCAACCGGGCCGGTTCGATCGACCTGCGCCGCACCCTGCGCAAGTCGATGTCCACCGGGGGAGTGCCCATCGACCTCGTCCAGCGCAAGCCCCGGCGGGCGCGGCCCGAACTGGTCGTGATGTGCGACGTGTCGGGATCGGTCGCCGGGTTCAGCCACTTCACGCTGCTGCTCGTCCACGCGCTGCGCGAACAGTTCTCGCGGGTTCGGGTGTTCGCGTTCATCGACACCACCGACGAGGTCACCCGGTTCTTCGACGCCGGCGCCGACCTCGGCAGTGCCATGTCGCGGATGATCCGGGAAGCCGACCTGGTCGGCTACGACGGTCACTCCGACTACGGCAACGCGTTCGGGGTGTTCGCCGAGCGATTCTCCCAGAGCATCACGTCGCGTTCGTCGCTGCTGGTGCTCGGCGACGGCCGCAACAACTACCGGGACCCCAACCTGGAGGCCCTCGCCCGGCTCGTCTCGGTGGCGAAACACGCGCACTGGCTCAACCCGGAGCCCCGCGGACAGTGGGGATCGGGGGACTCGGCGGCCGCGGTGTACAACGAGGTCATCAGCATGCACGAATGCCGATCCGCTCAGCAGCTGGCGTCGGTGGTCGCCGGGTTGCTGCCGGTGTGA
- the nadD gene encoding nicotinate-nucleotide adenylyltransferase produces the protein MEQGAAGARRRRLGVMGGTFDPIHHGHLVAASEVADRFSLDEVVFVPTGRPWQKQGKGVSPAEDRYLMTVIATASNPRFSVSRVDVDREKVTYTVDTLRDLRSYHPDAELYFITGADALASILSWQDWEELFSLAKFVGVSRPGFDLNTEHLAGHLEALPEDAVTLIEIPALAISSTECRRRASRHRPVWYLVPDGVVQYISKRNLYRPPDSERLDGATTMSEPAPDKTKS, from the coding sequence GTGGAACAGGGAGCAGCGGGCGCACGTCGGCGCCGCCTGGGAGTCATGGGCGGCACCTTCGACCCCATTCATCACGGTCACCTGGTGGCGGCCAGCGAGGTCGCCGACCGATTCAGCCTCGACGAGGTCGTGTTCGTGCCCACCGGCAGGCCGTGGCAGAAGCAGGGCAAGGGTGTCAGCCCCGCCGAGGACCGGTACCTGATGACGGTCATCGCCACCGCGTCGAATCCGCGATTCTCGGTCAGCCGGGTCGACGTCGACCGGGAGAAGGTCACCTACACCGTCGACACCCTGCGGGATCTGCGCAGCTACCACCCGGACGCCGAGCTGTACTTCATTACCGGTGCGGACGCCCTGGCGAGTATCCTGTCCTGGCAGGACTGGGAGGAACTGTTCTCGCTGGCGAAGTTCGTCGGGGTGTCACGTCCGGGATTCGATCTCAACACCGAACATCTGGCGGGTCATCTGGAGGCGTTGCCCGAGGACGCGGTCACGTTGATCGAAATCCCGGCTCTGGCGATCTCCTCGACGGAATGTCGGCGGCGCGCCAGTCGCCACCGTCCTGTGTGGTACCTCGTGCCGGACGGTGTGGTCCAGTACATCTCCAAACGGAACCTGTACCGGCCACCGGACTCCGAGCGCCTCGACGGCGCGACGACGATGTCCGAACCGGCGCCGGACAAGACCAAGAGCTAG
- the rsfS gene encoding ribosome silencing factor: MSATTEAIEMARIAAVAADEKLASDVVVLDVSEQLVITDCFVIASAPNERQVNAIVENIEDRLREAGHKPVRREGTREGRWALLDFVDVVIHVQHNEERNFYALDRLWKDCPTVPVEGLGQQGPAGTNGAGAAENGESEL; the protein is encoded by the coding sequence GTGAGCGCAACGACCGAAGCCATCGAGATGGCACGCATCGCGGCAGTGGCTGCCGACGAGAAGCTGGCCTCCGATGTGGTGGTGCTCGATGTCTCCGAGCAGCTGGTCATCACCGACTGCTTCGTCATCGCCTCCGCGCCCAACGAGCGCCAGGTGAATGCGATCGTCGAGAACATCGAAGATCGTCTGCGTGAGGCAGGTCACAAGCCGGTGCGTCGTGAGGGCACCCGCGAAGGCCGTTGGGCACTGCTCGATTTCGTGGACGTCGTCATCCACGTCCAGCACAACGAGGAGCGCAACTTCTACGCCCTCGACCGGCTGTGGAAGGACTGCCCGACGGTGCCCGTCGAGGGTCTCGGGCAGCAGGGTCCGGCAGGCACGAACGGTGCGGGCGCCGCCGAAAATGGGGAGTCCGAACTGTGA
- a CDS encoding histidine phosphatase family protein → MTDAPRAPRRLILLRHGQTEYNADNRMQGQLDTELSELGRSQARAAASALVGRRPISIVSSDLRRAYDTAVEVGDNAGLPVQIDDRLRETHLGDWQGLTHLDVDARAPGARATWRGDATWAPPGGESRIDVARRSTPVVAELVEKHEDWAEKPVILVAHGGLIAALTAALLDLPVDRWPVLGGLGNTSWVQLSAYGQPDSLSWRLDVWNASASVASDVL, encoded by the coding sequence GTGACGGATGCTCCCCGTGCCCCGCGGCGTCTGATACTGCTCCGCCACGGGCAGACCGAGTACAACGCCGACAACCGCATGCAGGGCCAGCTCGACACCGAACTGTCGGAGCTGGGTCGGTCGCAGGCCCGCGCCGCCGCGTCCGCGCTGGTCGGTCGCAGGCCGATCTCCATCGTGTCCTCCGATCTGCGCCGCGCCTACGACACCGCCGTCGAGGTCGGCGACAACGCCGGCCTGCCGGTGCAGATCGACGATCGACTCCGTGAGACGCATCTCGGGGACTGGCAGGGACTCACCCACCTCGACGTCGATGCCCGCGCCCCCGGGGCACGTGCCACGTGGCGCGGCGATGCGACGTGGGCGCCGCCCGGCGGGGAGAGCCGGATCGACGTCGCGCGGCGCAGCACGCCGGTCGTCGCCGAACTCGTCGAGAAGCACGAGGACTGGGCCGAGAAGCCGGTGATCCTGGTCGCGCACGGTGGATTGATCGCCGCGCTGACCGCGGCACTGCTCGATCTGCCCGTCGATCGCTGGCCGGTGCTGGGCGGACTGGGCAACACCAGCTGGGTGCAACTGAGCGCGTACGGACAACCCGATTCGCTCAGCTGGCGTCTCGACGTGTGGAACGCTTCCGCGAGTGTGGCCAGTGACGTCCTCTGA
- the octT gene encoding diglucosylglycerate octanoyltransferase, protein MTSSEVGAGSGERPVLLVLADSLSYYGPKGGLPSDHPDIWPNIVARQLGWDVELVARIGWTSRDVWWALTQDPRVWSAVPRAGAVVFAVGGMDSLPSPLPTALREQLRYVRPPALRRVVRTGYQWLQPRLSPLGWPVALPPRLSVEYLESSRAALAYMRPELPVIGTLPSVHRSEAYGKVHAGRPGAVAAITAWSEEKNVPLVDLAEAVRANVFSDHGNPDGIHWGWDGHTEVAAAMLTALRAAGAVPEVRGDAVPADPVSSGAE, encoded by the coding sequence GTGACGTCCTCTGAGGTGGGCGCCGGTTCCGGGGAACGCCCCGTCCTGCTCGTGCTCGCCGATTCGCTGTCGTATTACGGACCCAAGGGCGGTCTCCCGTCCGACCACCCCGACATCTGGCCCAACATCGTTGCACGGCAGCTTGGTTGGGACGTCGAGCTCGTCGCGCGGATCGGCTGGACCAGTCGCGACGTGTGGTGGGCGCTGACGCAGGACCCGCGCGTGTGGTCCGCGGTACCCCGGGCCGGCGCCGTCGTGTTCGCCGTCGGAGGCATGGACTCGCTCCCGTCTCCGCTGCCGACCGCACTGCGCGAGCAGTTGCGCTACGTCCGCCCACCCGCGCTGCGTCGCGTCGTACGGACCGGCTACCAATGGCTCCAGCCGCGGTTGTCGCCGCTGGGCTGGCCGGTGGCGTTGCCCCCGCGGCTGAGCGTCGAATACCTGGAGAGTTCCCGGGCGGCGCTCGCGTACATGCGCCCCGAACTTCCCGTCATCGGGACCCTGCCGTCCGTGCATCGCAGCGAGGCTTACGGCAAGGTGCATGCGGGCCGTCCCGGTGCCGTGGCCGCCATCACCGCCTGGTCGGAGGAGAAGAACGTACCCCTCGTCGATCTCGCGGAGGCGGTGCGCGCCAACGTCTTCAGCGATCACGGCAATCCGGACGGCATTCACTGGGGCTGGGACGGGCACACCGAGGTCGCAGCGGCCATGCTGACAGCCCTCCGCGCGGCGGGTGCCGTGCCGGAGGTCCGCGGGGACGCCGTTCCGGCCGATCCCGTGTCGAGCGGAGCCGAGTAG
- a CDS encoding DegV family protein, producing MPVVVVTDSSASILPELVEQYGIHVVPLHVLSGGKDFREGIDEVPEELAGVTTSGASPSELSEAYATALELSDGAGVLAVHISRQLSGTWEAGRQAAQEFDGRVRIVDSQSAGMGLGYPVLEAARLAQRGADLEAVYRRAVDVASRGRCLIVVDRLDQLRRGGRIGTAAALLGTALAMKPVLHLVDGRLVLKEKTRTSTRAMARMVDAAVEQAGLDRTAVAVHHMHALQRAEAVAHQLKDRIPQVSDLVVTDFSSVIGAHVGVGAIGIVLCPEPVLHHENHDSSTTSH from the coding sequence ATGCCCGTCGTCGTCGTCACCGATTCGTCGGCATCGATCCTGCCGGAACTCGTCGAGCAGTACGGGATCCACGTGGTCCCGCTCCACGTCCTCAGCGGCGGAAAGGATTTCCGGGAGGGCATCGACGAGGTCCCGGAAGAGCTGGCCGGGGTCACCACGTCGGGTGCCTCGCCGAGCGAACTCTCCGAGGCCTACGCGACGGCGCTGGAACTCAGCGACGGCGCCGGAGTCCTCGCCGTCCACATCTCGCGGCAACTGTCCGGCACCTGGGAGGCCGGCCGCCAGGCGGCGCAGGAGTTCGACGGCCGCGTGCGGATCGTCGATTCCCAGTCCGCCGGAATGGGATTGGGATACCCGGTGCTGGAGGCGGCGCGGCTGGCGCAGCGCGGGGCCGACCTCGAGGCGGTGTACCGGCGGGCGGTCGACGTCGCGAGCCGTGGACGTTGCCTGATCGTCGTGGACCGGCTCGATCAGCTGCGCCGCGGGGGACGGATCGGCACCGCCGCGGCGCTGCTCGGTACCGCCCTGGCGATGAAACCGGTTCTGCATCTCGTCGACGGCCGGCTGGTGCTCAAGGAGAAGACGAGGACCTCGACGAGGGCCATGGCCCGCATGGTGGACGCCGCGGTGGAGCAGGCGGGTCTGGACAGGACGGCCGTCGCTGTGCATCACATGCACGCCCTGCAGCGCGCGGAAGCGGTGGCGCACCAACTGAAAGACCGGATTCCGCAGGTCAGCGATCTCGTCGTCACCGATTTCAGCTCGGTCATCGGAGCCCACGTCGGGGTGGGCGCCATCGGCATCGTGCTGTGCCCCGAGCCCGTCCTGCACCACGAAAACCACGATTCATCCACAACTTCGCACTGA
- a CDS encoding ComEA family DNA-binding protein, which yields MGIREERSRGRTRLAFLTSGEREPVPATPAAPEWLAEPGGTGFDGDTTWSAERRRGVFSLPDRWRDARFDPGRSGAVALIVVGIVVAVATVVGVRSDRPETQSVPSLPAASGQSTAAAADSTTPSAGAAPAAAPAEEIVVSVVGLVTAAGLVRLPPGSRVADALAAAGGVRDGADTLGLNLAQRLSDGDQVLVGAATTQAPPSAVGGTSTGSPSAGGAIAAAGGLVNLNTATATELDALPGVGPVTAAAIVAWRTTNGTFTDISQLGEVDGIGPVRLEKLRGQVTL from the coding sequence ATGGGTATCAGGGAAGAACGCTCGAGAGGCCGGACCCGTCTCGCGTTCCTCACGTCGGGGGAACGTGAGCCCGTTCCGGCCACGCCGGCGGCGCCGGAATGGCTCGCCGAGCCCGGCGGAACCGGATTCGACGGCGACACCACATGGTCGGCCGAACGCCGCCGGGGTGTGTTCTCGCTACCCGACCGGTGGCGTGACGCCCGGTTCGATCCGGGGCGTTCCGGGGCGGTCGCACTGATCGTGGTCGGAATCGTCGTCGCGGTGGCCACCGTGGTGGGAGTACGCAGCGATCGGCCCGAGACGCAGTCCGTCCCGTCGTTGCCAGCCGCAAGCGGGCAGTCCACGGCCGCCGCGGCCGACTCGACGACCCCGTCCGCTGGCGCGGCGCCCGCGGCGGCCCCCGCGGAGGAGATCGTCGTGAGTGTCGTCGGTCTGGTGACCGCGGCGGGTCTGGTCCGGCTTCCGCCGGGTTCCCGGGTGGCGGACGCCCTCGCCGCGGCCGGCGGAGTACGCGACGGCGCCGACACCCTCGGATTGAATCTGGCACAACGACTGTCGGACGGCGACCAGGTGCTCGTGGGGGCCGCGACGACGCAGGCGCCCCCGAGCGCGGTGGGCGGTACCTCCACCGGGTCCCCGTCGGCGGGCGGTGCGATCGCCGCGGCCGGTGGGCTCGTGAACCTCAACACGGCGACGGCGACGGAACTCGACGCGCTGCCCGGCGTGGGTCCGGTCACGGCGGCGGCGATCGTCGCGTGGCGCACGACCAACGGCACGTTCACCGACATTTCCCAACTGGGGGAGGTGGACGGGATCGGACCGGTGCGGCTCGAGAAGCTGCGCGGTCAGGTAACGCTCTGA
- a CDS encoding ComEC/Rec2 family competence protein has translation MSEGEPRPLDLRLLPFAGICWAATVIGILGGSAAAWTWVVALSGTGILLTAGHILRGPRRWTAGAVAILLFGSCCGGGVAWRVQNLERHPLTELARNGTWVTLVVTPVEDPRPIAGFGRRVLVHADVVEIRRATETISTSGAVVVLAPAEGWLGLLPGQEVVLRGQLSPPRHRDLSVATVRVSGPPIEVGLAPPHQRWAGALRARFAAAAAVLPEDEAGLLPGLVVGDTSALPPDLKEDFTATGLTHLTAVSGANVSILLGAVLLLVRAVGIGPRTGAALAAAALIAFVVIARPSPSVLRAAAMGSVALLALVSGRRKQAMPALAAGVIALLTWSPALAVDFGFILSASATAALIVIAPVWVDRLVGRGWPRAVAESVAVTVAAFVVTAPIVAAMAGTVSLVSICANVLVAPVVGVITVVGAVAALIAAVSVPAAAVVVRLTHWPLWWLVTVAEGGARIPGASIPVPSGPAGAVVVLGAVLAAGVALRSRGPRLVLVGITVGALVLWAPIWPSSLGRLV, from the coding sequence ATGTCGGAGGGTGAACCCCGGCCCCTGGATCTGCGGCTTCTCCCGTTCGCCGGGATTTGTTGGGCGGCAACAGTGATCGGTATTCTCGGCGGGTCCGCGGCGGCGTGGACCTGGGTGGTCGCACTGTCGGGCACGGGAATTCTCCTCACGGCCGGACACATTCTGCGCGGGCCACGGCGGTGGACGGCGGGAGCGGTGGCGATCCTGCTGTTCGGATCGTGCTGCGGTGGCGGCGTGGCCTGGCGGGTACAGAACCTGGAACGGCACCCGCTGACCGAACTCGCGCGGAACGGGACGTGGGTGACGTTGGTCGTGACCCCGGTCGAGGATCCGCGGCCGATCGCCGGATTCGGACGTCGTGTGCTCGTGCACGCCGACGTCGTCGAGATCCGGCGGGCCACCGAGACGATCTCCACGAGCGGCGCGGTGGTCGTCCTCGCCCCGGCGGAGGGGTGGCTCGGACTGCTACCGGGACAGGAGGTGGTTCTGCGTGGACAGTTGAGTCCGCCACGGCACCGGGACCTCAGCGTGGCCACCGTCCGGGTGTCGGGGCCGCCCATCGAGGTCGGGCTCGCGCCCCCGCATCAGCGGTGGGCCGGCGCCCTGCGCGCGCGGTTCGCCGCGGCCGCCGCCGTTCTGCCCGAGGACGAAGCCGGACTCCTGCCGGGGCTGGTGGTGGGCGATACGTCCGCGCTGCCGCCGGACCTGAAGGAAGATTTTACCGCGACCGGGCTGACGCACCTGACTGCGGTGTCGGGGGCGAACGTCAGCATCCTGCTGGGTGCGGTTCTGCTCCTGGTGCGAGCGGTGGGGATCGGTCCCCGCACCGGCGCGGCGCTCGCCGCCGCGGCCCTGATCGCCTTCGTCGTGATCGCGAGACCGTCTCCCAGCGTGCTGCGCGCCGCAGCGATGGGTTCGGTCGCACTGCTGGCGCTGGTGAGCGGACGACGGAAACAGGCGATGCCCGCCCTGGCCGCGGGCGTCATCGCCCTCCTGACATGGTCACCGGCGTTGGCAGTGGACTTCGGATTCATCCTCTCTGCGTCGGCCACCGCGGCGCTGATCGTGATCGCGCCGGTATGGGTGGACCGGCTCGTGGGCCGCGGATGGCCGCGCGCGGTGGCCGAGTCGGTGGCGGTGACCGTCGCCGCCTTCGTCGTGACCGCACCGATCGTCGCCGCGATGGCGGGGACCGTGAGCCTGGTGTCGATCTGTGCGAACGTGCTGGTCGCCCCCGTGGTCGGGGTGATCACCGTGGTCGGGGCGGTCGCGGCTCTGATCGCGGCGGTCAGCGTCCCCGCCGCGGCCGTCGTGGTGCGCCTGACGCACTGGCCGCTGTGGTGGCTCGTGACCGTGGCCGAAGGGGGTGCGCGGATCCCCGGGGCGTCGATTCCGGTGCCCTCCGGGCCGGCCGGTGCGGTTGTCGTTCTCGGCGCCGTGCTCGCTGCCGGTGTGGCGCTCCGCAGTCGCGGGCCCCGGCTGGTGCTCGTCGGAATCACCGTCGGTGCGCTGGTGCTGTGGGCGCCGATCTGGCCGTCGTCACTCGGCCGTCTTGTGTGA
- a CDS encoding TIGR03557 family F420-dependent LLM class oxidoreductase codes for MQVGFKLMAETFDPREIVRQAVEAERAGFDFVEVSDHYHPWLYSHGHSGFVWSMLAAAAAGTSRIGLATGVTCPFVRYHPAIIAQAAATTAVLSEGRFTLGLGSGERLNEHVVGGGWPSVTVRHQMLREAIDIIRLLWSGGYHSYEGRHLTLDDARVFDLPDVPPTIAVAAGGTEAVGIAAELGDGLFATEPDPDLVKAYTAAGGTGPRYGEVPLAWARDEQSAVESAHRLFRFGLTGWKVQAELPNPINFEAASSSIRTEDVRDAMACGPDVRRHLDVAGTFVDAGFDRLALINAGPDVDGFFEFFANELKEPLRALATP; via the coding sequence GTGCAGGTGGGTTTCAAGCTGATGGCCGAGACATTCGATCCCCGCGAGATCGTGCGGCAGGCGGTCGAAGCCGAACGCGCCGGATTCGACTTCGTCGAGGTGAGCGATCACTACCACCCCTGGCTCTACAGCCACGGCCACTCGGGGTTCGTGTGGTCGATGCTGGCGGCCGCAGCGGCAGGTACCAGCCGGATCGGTCTGGCCACCGGCGTCACCTGCCCGTTCGTCCGCTACCACCCGGCGATCATCGCGCAGGCCGCGGCCACCACCGCCGTTCTCAGCGAGGGTCGCTTCACACTGGGGCTCGGCTCGGGGGAACGCCTGAACGAGCACGTCGTCGGCGGGGGTTGGCCGTCGGTCACCGTCCGGCACCAGATGCTTCGCGAGGCGATCGACATCATCCGGCTGCTGTGGTCGGGCGGCTACCACTCCTACGAAGGACGGCATCTCACCCTCGACGATGCCCGCGTCTTCGATCTTCCGGACGTGCCGCCCACCATCGCGGTCGCGGCGGGGGGAACGGAGGCCGTCGGTATCGCCGCCGAACTCGGCGACGGACTGTTCGCCACCGAACCCGACCCCGATCTGGTGAAGGCCTACACCGCGGCAGGCGGGACTGGACCGCGGTACGGGGAGGTGCCGCTCGCGTGGGCGCGCGACGAGCAGTCCGCGGTCGAATCGGCGCACCGGCTGTTCCGGTTCGGGTTGACCGGGTGGAAGGTGCAGGCCGAGCTGCCGAATCCGATCAACTTCGAAGCGGCGTCGTCCTCGATCCGCACGGAGGACGTCCGGGATGCCATGGCCTGCGGGCCGGACGTCCGGCGGCACCTCGACGTGGCAGGCACGTTCGTGGACGCCGGGTTCGATCGTCTGGCGTTGATCAACGCCGGACCCGACGTGGACGGATTCTTCGAGTTCTTCGCCAACGAACTGAAGGAGCCTCTGCGGGCATTGGCGACGCCGTGA
- a CDS encoding GAF and ANTAR domain-containing protein, producing the protein MRERVPDPARFEAVGKSAATFAALADLLYAGQDFGHVHQAVCDAAPRLVEGCAHASLMLREGSRYVTAAASDEVAARVDEFERIENEGPCVDAIVSDTPQFETDLAAGSQWPRLSQRVLAHTPVRGAAGFRLVILGRKVGALNLFSDTPGALTTTSVEQGIMLASFAAVALAAVHEHVEAETLRAGLVSNREIGKAVGLLMAFHNISENQAMEILKTTSQDMNLKLATVAQEIVAHHHRKVT; encoded by the coding sequence ATGCGAGAGAGAGTGCCCGATCCGGCGCGCTTCGAGGCCGTCGGCAAGTCGGCCGCGACGTTTGCGGCCCTCGCGGATCTCCTCTACGCCGGTCAGGATTTCGGGCACGTCCATCAGGCCGTCTGCGACGCCGCACCGCGCCTGGTCGAGGGTTGTGCACACGCCAGCCTGATGCTCCGGGAAGGGTCGCGCTACGTGACCGCTGCCGCCAGTGACGAGGTCGCCGCTCGCGTCGACGAGTTCGAGCGCATCGAGAACGAGGGGCCGTGCGTCGACGCCATCGTCAGCGACACCCCCCAGTTCGAGACGGACCTGGCCGCCGGTTCGCAGTGGCCCCGCCTGTCACAGCGGGTTCTGGCCCACACACCGGTGCGCGGGGCCGCCGGATTCCGCCTCGTCATTCTGGGACGCAAGGTCGGAGCGCTCAATCTGTTCTCCGACACCCCGGGAGCCCTGACCACCACTTCCGTCGAGCAGGGCATCATGCTCGCATCGTTCGCGGCGGTGGCCTTGGCGGCCGTGCACGAGCACGTCGAGGCCGAGACGCTGCGCGCCGGCCTCGTCAGCAACCGGGAGATCGGCAAGGCGGTGGGTCTGCTGATGGCCTTCCACAATATTTCCGAGAACCAGGCGATGGAGATTCTCAAAACCACGTCACAGGACATGAACCTCAAACTGGCGACGGTGGCGCAGGAGATCGTTGCTCATCACCACCGCAAGGTGACCTGA